Proteins encoded in a region of the Coffea eugenioides isolate CCC68of chromosome 4, Ceug_1.0, whole genome shotgun sequence genome:
- the LOC113769114 gene encoding UDP-glycosyltransferase 90A1-like, protein MVAISSPHFVIFPFMAQGHTIPLLYLARILRQHDVPVTVFTTPANSPSVRATLHDAGISIIELPFPADIVGIPQGVENTDKLPSMSLIFQFANATKLMQPQFEKALQDIKPVGCVISDAFLGWTQDTAAKLGIPRIGFYGMSSFATTLYFILGQERPHALTTSPDEPFSIPNFPKLSLTRNDFDPPFNELNPKGPWVDFMMEQNIAMAKSYSVIINSFYELEPSYTEYWNRCIGPKAWCLGPFAAAKPQVLLANESAKPNWMLWLDKKLQNGDSILYVAFGTQAEVSQEQLLEIADGLEKSKANFLWVIRSKRLEISEGYEEKVKDRGMIVKEWVDQMEILRHKSVKGFLSHCGWNSVTEAICNGVPILAMPFMAEQHLNARLVSEEVGVGLRIMPSNGSVRGFVKAEEVEKRVKELMEGTKGEGVRKKMEEVGEAACGAIREGGSSWETLEHVIADVSNYHKISFF, encoded by the coding sequence ATGGTTGCAATTTCTTCCCCTCATTTTGTAATTTTCCCGTTCATGGCTCAAGGCCACACCATTCCCCTTCTCTACCTTGCTCGCATCCTCCGGCAGCACGATGTCCCTGTCACGGTATTCACAACCCCAGCAAACTCTCCATCAGTCCGTGCTACTCTCCATGATGCTGGCATCTCAATAATTGAACTACCTTTCCCAGCAGATATTGTTGGCATCCCTCAAGGGGTTGAAAATACTGATAAACTTCCCTCCATGtcattaatttttcaatttgcaAACGCCACAAAGCTGATGCAGCCACAATTTGAAAAGGCACTTCAGGATATCAAACCAGTTGGCTGCGTAATTTCTGATGCATTTCTTGGATGGACTCAAGATACTGCTGCAAAGCTCGGAATTCCAAGAATTGGTTTCTATGGTATGAGCAGCTTTGCTACTACCTTGTATTTCATTCTTGGTCAAGAAAGGCCGCATGCACTGACTACATCACCTGATGAGCCCTTTTCTATCCcaaactttcctaaactcaGCTTAACAAGAAATGATTTCGATCCACCATTCAATGAACTTAATCCAAAGGGTCCTTGGGTTGATTTCATGATGGAGCAAAACATTGCTATGGCAAAAAGCTACAGTGTGATTATCAACAGCTTCTACGAGCTTGAACCTTCTTATACTGAGTACTGGAACAGATGCATCGGACCTAAAGCCTGGTGTCTTGGCCCTTTCGCCGCTGCCAAGCCACAAGTATTATTAGCTAATGAATCTGCAAAGCCAAACTGGATGCTCTGGCTTGACAAGAAGTTGCAGAATGGAGACTCGATATTGTACGTGGCATTTGGAACTCAGGCCGAAGTATCACAGGAGCAACTGCTTGAAATTGCAGATGGTCTAGAAAAATCCAAGGCGAATTTCCTGTGGGTGATAAGATCAAAAAGGTTGGAAATCTCGGAAGGGTATGAAGAAAAGGTGAAGGATAGAGGGATGATAGTGAAAGAGTGGGTTGATCAAATGGAGATACTTAGGCACAAGAGTGTAAAAGGGTTCTTGAGTCATTGTGGTTGGAACTCGGTTACCGAAGCCATATGTAATGGAGTGCCCATCTTGGCAATGCCATTCATGGCTGAGCAACATCTGAATGCAAGACTTGTCTCGGAAGAGGTTGGTGTAGGACTGAGAATTATGCCCAGCAATGGATCAGTGAGGGGCTTTGTGAAGGCAGAGGAAGTGGAGAAAAGAGTGAAAGAGCTGATGGAAGGAACAAAAGGGGAGGGGGTAAGGAAGAAGATGGAGGAGGTTGGAGAAGCGGCTTGTGGTGCAATCAGAGAAGGTGGTTCCTCATGGGAAACTTTAGAGCACGTCATCGCTGATGTGAGTAATTATCACAAGATTAGCTTCTTTTAG